The Panicum hallii strain FIL2 chromosome 9, PHallii_v3.1, whole genome shotgun sequence genome has a window encoding:
- the LOC112874064 gene encoding probable protein phosphatase 2C 28 — protein MLAAVMDYFSSCWGPRSLAGHRGKGSDAAGRQEGLLWYKDAGQLATGEFSMAVVQANQLLEDQSQVESGSLSLAEPGPQGTFVGVYDGHGGPETSRFINDHLFNHLRKFATEHKCISVDVIRKAFQATEEGFLSLVSREWSLKPQIASVGSCCLVGVICSGTLYVANLGDSRAVLGRLVKATGEVVAMQLSSEHNACNEEVRQELRLAHPDDPQIVVLKHNVWRVKGLIQISRSIGDVYLKRPEYNREPLHSKFRLRETFQRPILSSDPQITEHRIQPNDQFAIFASDGLWEHLSNQEAVELVQNSPRNGIARRLVKVAMQEAAKKREMRYSDLKKIDRGVRRHFHDDITVIVVFLDSNAMSKASWSKSPSVSLRGGGVTLPAKSLAPFSAPAQLNSTY, from the exons ATGCTGGCCGCGGTGATGGATTACTTCAGCTCCTGCTGGGGCCCGCGATCTCTGGCCGGTCACCGGGGCAAGGGCTCCGACGCGGCCGGACGGCAGGAAGGTCTCCTCTGGTACAAGGACGCTGGCCAGCTCGCCACCGGGGAGTTCTCCATGGCTGTGGTGCAGGCCAACCAGCTGCTCGAGGACCAGAGCCAGGTGGAATCCGGATCGCTCTCCTTGGCTGAGCCCGGCCCGCAGGGCACCTTCGTCGGCGTCTATGATGGCCATGGCGGCCCGGAGACATCCCGGTTCATCAATGACCACCTCTTCAACCATCTCAGGA AATTTGCAACTGAGCACAAGTGCATCTCAGTGGATGTGATCCGGAAGGCTTTCCAAGCAACTGAGGAAGGCTTTCTTTCTCTAGTCAGCAGGGAATGGTCTTTGAAGCCTCAGATTGCATCAGTAGGCTCTTGTTGCCTAGTGGGAGTAATTTGTTCTGGGACTCTCTATGTTGCGAATCTCGGTGACTCACGTGCAGTTCTCGGAAGACTTGTTAAGGCCACTGGAGAGGTTGTGGCCATGCAGTTGTCATCAGAGCACAATGCATGCAATGAGGAAGTTAGACAAGAGCTACGGTTAGCACATCCCGATGATCCACAAATTGTGGTTCTAAAACACAATGTTTGGCGTGTGAAGGGTCTCATCCAG ATCTCAAGATCTATCGGTGATGTATATCTAAAGAGACCGGAGTATAACAGAGAACCTCTTCATAGCAAGTTTCGGCTTCGAGAAACCTTCCAGAGGCCAATTCTTAGTTCTGATCCTCAAATTACTGAACACCGAATACAGCCCAATGATCAGTTTGCTATATTTGCTTCTGACGGGCTATGGGAGCACCTCAGCAATCAGGAAGCAGTTGAACTTGTCCAAAATAGCCCCCGTAAC GGAATTGCTCGAAGGCTAGTGAAAGTCGCGATGCAAGAAGCAGCCAAGAAGAGGGAGATGAGATATTCAGACCTCAAGAAAATCGACCGCGGGGTGAGGCGGCACTTCCACGACGATATAACTGTCATTGTGGTATTCCTCGACTCAAATGCCATGAGTAAAGCTAGCTGGAGCAAAAGCCCCTCGGTTTCTCTCCGAGGGGGTGGTGTTACCCTTCCCGCAAAATCCCTTGCGCCTTTCTCAGCTCCGGCACAGCTGAACAGCACCTACTGA